In a single window of the Pseudodesulfovibrio profundus genome:
- a CDS encoding sensor histidine kinase, which produces MLWTDSITRGVSDVLSKDSTSYKMYVEHMDTKNYFSPEYLELLKEQYRFKYSDVAFDAVIVSDDNAVNFAVNNRSLFNNAPIVFCGVNDLDFHNTHDMSNMTGVLEFTDIRLTIEAALRLQPDLKRMYVVVDDTTTGMISRKLIQDILPDYRGRLDFAWIDKMSMAEVKKTISNLAKGSAVLLASFNRDGLGNWYTYTESITQLRSVTSVPIYGMWDFYLGRGIVGGMITSGYRHGVMAAEIALDIMNGMKPSDIEVVTQDSNQYMFDYNELESFDINPRLIPKNSVVINKPINLYERYRSQILIAALLVLTMILFIFKLLASNRAKRLVENELEEMNKYQESLIEQRTEELVQRSRELEMANHELKKVDNLKTAVVNTVSHDLRTPLTSVLGFCKIIERDFIKYFVPLCSEYADLGERSERIRKNLGIIESEGERLTRLINDFLDLSKIDAGEIAWNDVSIDTNELFVQALPILEGYFTGTAVKFHMEVDDNLPGVVADPDRLLQVLNNLVGNAAKFTFHGSVNLRVTTTEGGWLKATVSDTGMGIPKEELANIFDKFYQVTQSTINTNIARGSGMGLAISKRIVEHYGGMISAESEHEYGSSFTFTIPTTAK; this is translated from the coding sequence ATGTTGTGGACGGATAGCATCACCCGTGGTGTTTCCGACGTTCTGAGCAAGGATTCCACATCCTACAAAATGTATGTGGAACACATGGACACGAAGAACTATTTCAGTCCTGAATACCTTGAATTACTCAAGGAACAGTATCGCTTCAAGTACAGTGATGTCGCATTTGATGCGGTTATCGTTTCCGATGATAATGCCGTTAATTTTGCTGTAAACAATCGGTCGCTTTTCAATAATGCGCCGATTGTATTTTGTGGCGTCAACGATCTGGATTTTCATAACACACACGATATGTCCAATATGACGGGTGTGTTGGAATTCACTGATATACGCCTGACCATTGAAGCAGCTTTGCGCCTCCAGCCGGATCTGAAGCGGATGTATGTGGTGGTGGATGATACCACCACGGGCATGATCAGCCGTAAACTGATTCAGGATATACTTCCGGATTACCGTGGCCGTCTGGATTTTGCCTGGATAGACAAGATGAGCATGGCTGAGGTGAAGAAGACCATTTCCAATCTGGCCAAGGGAAGTGCTGTCTTGTTGGCGTCATTCAACAGAGATGGACTGGGTAACTGGTATACCTATACTGAATCTATCACACAGCTTCGCAGCGTAACCAGTGTCCCCATATATGGGATGTGGGATTTCTATCTGGGGAGAGGCATAGTTGGGGGGATGATTACCTCGGGGTACAGACATGGTGTCATGGCGGCTGAAATAGCCCTGGACATTATGAATGGAATGAAACCTTCGGATATCGAGGTTGTCACACAGGACTCCAATCAATACATGTTCGATTACAACGAGCTGGAATCGTTTGATATCAATCCAAGGCTGATCCCGAAAAACAGTGTTGTAATAAACAAGCCGATCAATTTGTATGAACGGTATCGGTCACAGATACTGATTGCTGCATTACTCGTTCTGACGATGATTCTGTTCATATTCAAGCTCCTTGCCAGTAACAGGGCCAAACGCCTCGTTGAAAACGAGCTTGAGGAAATGAACAAGTATCAGGAATCACTCATAGAGCAACGTACGGAAGAACTGGTCCAGCGATCTCGTGAATTGGAAATGGCCAATCACGAATTGAAGAAAGTGGACAATCTCAAAACAGCGGTGGTGAATACCGTTTCTCACGATCTGCGCACTCCGCTCACGTCGGTTCTCGGTTTCTGTAAAATAATAGAAAGAGATTTTATTAAATATTTCGTGCCATTGTGTTCAGAATATGCAGACCTTGGTGAACGAAGTGAACGGATTCGTAAAAATCTCGGTATCATTGAAAGCGAAGGGGAACGCCTGACCAGGTTGATCAACGACTTTCTCGACCTGTCAAAGATCGATGCAGGTGAAATAGCCTGGAACGATGTGTCTATCGACACCAATGAGTTGTTTGTTCAGGCGCTTCCTATTTTAGAAGGGTATTTCACGGGTACTGCCGTAAAATTTCATATGGAAGTCGATGACAATTTACCGGGTGTAGTCGCTGATCCGGACAGGTTGCTTCAGGTGCTCAACAATCTGGTCGGCAATGCCGCAAAATTCACGTTCCATGGTTCGGTCAACCTGCGGGTGACAACCACAGAGGGCGGATGGCTCAAGGCAACTGTCAGCGATACGGGAATGGGAATTCCCAAAGAGGAATTGGCAAATATCTTCGATAAATTCTATCAGGTGACCCAGAGCACCATCAATACCAATATCGCCCGCGGAAGCGGTATGGGGTTGGCTATTTCAAAAAGAATAGTCGAGCATTATGGTGGAATGATATCCGCTGAAAGTGAACATGAGTATGGGTCATCATTCACTTTTACCATACCGACTACAGCTAAATAG
- a CDS encoding tetratricopeptide repeat protein has protein sequence MRRFLLLLILVVVMGMTAACKSGTSPGHEDIENARDAYSKGLYLEAEKGYERYLQVEPQGTFRKEAWDRLSEIAISVKGDFDRAVVLLEAMYLELGTDPDVAWSIMFQMGDVYAQLGNYSKAIESYEKCLVHAVNSPENTFKTQLRMARLYRSMGDYEMVAATLVNCADSTNDNEAKAECMYELAQSYSFITNWNQSRRVLESLLELDGVSEERRALAIFLLADIYENERDYAKTKELLESILTTYPNPKVIESRLSNLPYIAPKEIPAVPPAQ, from the coding sequence ATGCGGCGGTTTTTACTACTCTTGATCCTGGTTGTCGTTATGGGGATGACGGCAGCGTGCAAATCAGGCACTTCCCCAGGTCACGAGGATATAGAAAATGCCCGGGATGCCTATTCCAAAGGTCTCTATCTGGAGGCCGAGAAAGGCTATGAGCGCTATCTGCAGGTAGAACCGCAGGGGACGTTCCGCAAAGAGGCTTGGGATCGCCTCAGCGAGATTGCTATTTCTGTGAAGGGCGATTTTGATCGGGCGGTGGTGCTCCTTGAAGCAATGTATCTGGAGCTGGGAACAGATCCTGATGTGGCATGGTCTATCATGTTCCAGATGGGTGATGTGTATGCACAACTGGGTAACTACAGCAAAGCCATAGAATCATACGAAAAATGCCTTGTACATGCGGTGAATTCGCCGGAGAACACATTCAAGACCCAATTACGTATGGCTCGGTTGTACCGCTCCATGGGCGATTATGAAATGGTTGCAGCGACCCTTGTAAATTGCGCTGATTCCACCAATGACAATGAAGCGAAAGCAGAGTGTATGTACGAGCTGGCCCAGAGTTATTCGTTCATCACTAATTGGAACCAGTCCAGGCGCGTACTCGAATCCCTTTTGGAGCTGGATGGCGTGTCTGAAGAGCGAAGAGCCTTGGCCATATTTCTGCTTGCTGATATTTACGAAAACGAAAGGGATTACGCCAAGACAAAGGAATTGTTGGAATCGATTCTGACCACGTATCCCAATCCGAAAGTCATTGAATCCCGATTGAGTAATCTGCCGTATATTGCACCCAAGGAGATTCCTGCTGTTCCGCCGGCTCAGTAA
- the gyrA gene encoding DNA gyrase subunit A: MKDTITIESELKKSYLEYSLSVIIGRAIPDVRDGLKPVHRRILYAMHDLGNYHNRAYKKSARVVGDVIGKYHPHGDSAVYDALVRMAQDFSMRDMLVDGQGNFGSIDGDAAAAMRYTEVRMARLCGEFLGDIEKKTVDFRANYDNTMQEPSVLPTKVPNLLLNGTTGIAVGMATNIPPHNLGELIDGTVHLLDNPDCSIESMMEHVKGPDFPTGGMIFGGQGLIDAYKGGRGSIKIRGKVEVEEAKKGKKECIVIKEIPYALNKSSLVEKIAGLVHEKKIEGVSDLRDESDRTGIRIVLDLKRGAIADIIINSLYKFTPLETSFGINMMAVVGKRPMLLNLKEVLSHFLDHRREVIIRRTKFDLDKCEKRVHVLEGLRIALDNIDEVVKLIRASKSPEEARIGLMERFELSEIQAKAILDMRLQKLTGLEHDKLLEELAELMKKIEYFKSILENEEVLKGVIRDELVEIKENYATPRRSDLLMADPDSIDIEDLIPDEETVVTLSQRGYIKRTPLSNYTAQRRGGKGIAGVQTGDGDFIHTFMLTTNHQHLVLFTNQGKMFKIKAHQVPEGSRYAKGGHVNNLLPLDKDEYIATALSLREFDDDRFFLFVTKKGMVKRSSIGLYGNCRTTGIRAVNLRDGDELMMVREIEPDVDCILATRDGSAIRFNINDARPLGRATAGVKGVALRGDDEVVSCVVTGDPERSQLLTVSEGGYGKRTSIDQYRVQSRGGKGILNMRLTNKTGKVIGACMVNESDDVILLTSQNKIIRMSVGEVSLTRGRATQGVRLVRMDEKNRVVGFDFVRDDDDELKKNSIQKDEE, from the coding sequence ATGAAAGATACGATTACTATCGAAAGTGAGCTTAAGAAGAGTTACCTTGAGTACTCTCTTTCGGTCATTATCGGGCGTGCAATCCCGGATGTGCGCGACGGGCTGAAACCCGTTCACAGGCGTATTCTGTACGCCATGCATGATCTGGGTAACTATCACAACAGGGCATACAAGAAATCAGCCCGTGTTGTTGGTGACGTTATCGGTAAATACCACCCGCATGGTGACTCCGCCGTTTACGACGCACTTGTTCGTATGGCGCAGGATTTCTCCATGCGGGACATGCTGGTTGATGGTCAGGGTAACTTCGGTTCCATCGATGGCGATGCCGCGGCAGCCATGCGTTATACAGAAGTTCGCATGGCCCGTTTGTGCGGTGAATTCCTCGGTGATATCGAAAAGAAGACCGTCGATTTTCGTGCGAACTACGATAACACCATGCAGGAGCCGTCGGTTCTGCCGACCAAGGTTCCGAACCTGCTGCTCAACGGTACCACCGGTATTGCGGTCGGTATGGCTACCAATATTCCTCCTCATAACCTGGGCGAATTGATCGATGGTACCGTCCACCTGCTGGACAATCCCGATTGTTCCATCGAATCCATGATGGAACATGTCAAAGGTCCGGACTTCCCGACCGGCGGCATGATTTTCGGCGGTCAGGGATTGATCGACGCCTACAAAGGTGGCCGTGGTTCAATCAAAATCCGTGGTAAGGTCGAGGTTGAAGAAGCCAAGAAAGGCAAAAAAGAATGCATCGTAATCAAAGAGATTCCGTATGCGCTCAACAAGTCTTCGCTGGTGGAAAAAATAGCCGGCCTGGTCCATGAAAAGAAGATCGAAGGCGTTTCCGACCTGCGCGACGAATCAGACCGTACCGGTATTCGTATCGTGCTGGATCTCAAGCGCGGCGCCATCGCTGATATCATCATCAACTCCCTCTACAAATTCACACCGCTGGAAACCAGCTTCGGCATCAACATGATGGCTGTTGTTGGTAAGCGGCCCATGTTGCTGAATTTGAAGGAAGTTCTGAGTCACTTCCTGGATCACCGCCGCGAAGTCATTATTCGCCGCACCAAGTTTGATCTCGATAAATGCGAAAAGCGCGTCCACGTTCTGGAAGGACTTCGCATTGCCCTCGACAATATCGACGAAGTGGTCAAATTGATCCGTGCTTCAAAATCGCCTGAAGAGGCGCGCATCGGACTGATGGAACGCTTTGAGCTTTCCGAGATTCAGGCCAAGGCCATCCTTGATATGCGCCTGCAGAAGCTGACCGGTCTCGAACATGACAAGCTGCTCGAAGAACTGGCCGAGTTGATGAAGAAGATCGAGTATTTCAAATCCATCCTCGAGAATGAAGAAGTCCTCAAGGGCGTCATTCGCGACGAACTGGTTGAAATCAAGGAAAATTACGCCACCCCGCGTCGTTCCGATCTGCTCATGGCTGATCCTGACTCCATCGACATCGAAGACCTTATTCCCGATGAAGAGACTGTGGTTACCCTGTCTCAGCGCGGGTATATCAAGCGTACCCCGCTGTCCAACTACACGGCCCAGCGCCGCGGTGGAAAGGGTATTGCCGGTGTGCAGACAGGTGATGGTGACTTCATTCACACCTTCATGCTCACCACCAACCACCAGCATCTGGTGCTGTTTACCAACCAGGGCAAGATGTTCAAGATAAAGGCGCATCAGGTACCGGAAGGTTCCCGCTACGCCAAGGGTGGTCACGTCAACAATCTGTTGCCTTTGGACAAGGATGAGTATATCGCAACCGCACTCTCGCTGCGGGAGTTCGATGATGACCGCTTCTTCCTGTTCGTCACGAAGAAAGGCATGGTCAAGCGCTCCTCCATCGGTCTGTACGGCAACTGCCGCACAACTGGTATCCGTGCGGTTAATCTGCGCGATGGTGACGAGTTGATGATGGTCCGTGAGATCGAGCCGGATGTGGATTGCATCCTCGCCACACGCGATGGATCGGCTATCCGCTTCAATATCAACGATGCCCGTCCGCTGGGACGCGCCACCGCCGGTGTCAAGGGTGTAGCCCTCCGCGGCGACGATGAGGTTGTCTCCTGTGTCGTCACCGGTGATCCGGAACGAAGCCAGCTGCTGACAGTCTCTGAAGGCGGCTACGGCAAGCGTACCTCCATCGACCAGTACAGAGTACAGTCTCGCGGCGGTAAGGGTATCCTGAACATGCGACTGACCAACAAGACCGGCAAGGTCATTGGCGCCTGCATGGTCAACGAGAGTGACGACGTCATTCTGCTCACCTCGCAGAACAAGATCATCCGCATGTCCGTGGGTGAGGTCAGCCTGACCCGTGGCCGAGCCACACAGGGTGTCCGACTTGTCCGCATGGACGAAAAGAACCGTGTTGTCGGTTTCGACTTTGTTCGTGACGATGACGATGAGTTGAAGAAGAACTCGATTCAGAAAGACGAAGAATAA
- the gyrB gene encoding DNA topoisomerase (ATP-hydrolyzing) subunit B, translated as MSENNNYSAESITVLEGLEAVRKRPAMYIGSTDIRGLHHLVYEVIDNSIDEAMAGYCDRIKITLHMDNSCTVTDNGRGIPVEIHPKEGVPAVQLAMTTLHAGGKFDSDTYKVSGGLHGVGVSCVNALSEFMETTVKRNGVTYRMKFERGNVVNELEEIGPANSTGTSQRFRPDEEIFEVNQFDYEVLKKRFKELAYLNSGLAIEFKDERNPDTETEVFKFEGGIRQYVNDINQNLNTIGEIVYGEGQSEDMIVEFALQYTSSYKENTYTFANNIRTIEGGTHLAGYKTALTRAINNYVQNADLPKKLVKKLTGDDVREGLTSVISVKLGDPQFEGQTKTKLGNSEATGLVSGIIYEKLNMFFEENPKEARFIIEKVVDAARAREAARKARDLVRRKGALSDNALPGKLADCQSKKPEESEIFIVEGDSAGGSAKQGRDPKHQAILPLRGKILNVEKTRMDKMLGNKEIRALITALGIGIGQDEEEKDFNKLRYHKVVIMTDADVDGSHIRTLLLTFFFRQYEELINRGHLYIAQPPLFRAHKGKFERFIKDEIELDNFLLDRVGGDVVVKTPTGDQYAEGDLMSIMEKIRFLRTKYSEAETTGVEWELYQALLTYPQRISFTHFEENDPEQFKKDFEALGFKVYIDVERDHELDKDRTYVTFENGNGHRMRLAMEFFHSKLYKQGYNVFKELQEACGGFEFVIDIKDGEKVVNGLFNLYDGVIEEAHKGWQIQRYKGLGEMNPDQLWETTMDQEKRTMLQVTIEDAAAANDIFMDLMGDNVEPRREFIEKNALAVQDLDI; from the coding sequence ATGAGCGAGAACAACAACTATAGCGCCGAGTCAATTACGGTACTCGAGGGGCTTGAGGCGGTTCGCAAACGGCCTGCCATGTATATCGGTTCCACCGATATCCGCGGTCTGCACCATCTGGTTTACGAAGTCATCGACAACTCGATCGATGAAGCGATGGCCGGTTATTGCGACAGGATCAAGATCACCCTCCACATGGACAACTCCTGCACAGTCACGGATAACGGCCGTGGTATTCCGGTTGAAATCCACCCGAAGGAAGGGGTTCCGGCTGTTCAGCTGGCTATGACTACCCTGCACGCCGGTGGTAAATTCGACTCCGATACCTACAAGGTTTCCGGTGGTCTGCACGGTGTTGGTGTGTCATGCGTCAACGCCTTGTCCGAATTCATGGAAACAACGGTCAAAAGAAACGGTGTCACCTATCGGATGAAATTCGAGCGTGGCAACGTGGTCAACGAACTGGAAGAGATCGGTCCGGCCAACTCTACCGGTACCAGCCAGCGTTTCCGTCCTGATGAAGAAATCTTCGAGGTCAATCAGTTCGATTATGAAGTGCTCAAGAAGCGTTTCAAGGAGCTGGCCTACCTCAACTCCGGTCTTGCCATCGAGTTCAAGGACGAGCGCAACCCGGACACTGAAACCGAAGTGTTCAAATTCGAGGGTGGTATCAGACAGTACGTCAATGATATCAACCAGAACCTGAACACCATCGGCGAGATCGTCTACGGCGAAGGTCAGTCCGAAGACATGATCGTCGAGTTCGCACTGCAGTACACGTCTTCCTACAAGGAAAACACCTACACCTTTGCGAACAACATCCGCACCATCGAAGGTGGTACCCACCTGGCCGGTTACAAGACCGCCCTGACCCGTGCCATCAACAACTACGTCCAGAACGCCGATCTGCCCAAGAAGCTGGTCAAGAAACTGACCGGTGATGATGTCCGTGAAGGCTTGACCTCGGTCATTTCGGTCAAATTGGGCGATCCGCAGTTCGAGGGACAGACCAAAACCAAGCTGGGTAACTCCGAAGCGACGGGGCTCGTTTCCGGTATCATCTACGAAAAACTGAACATGTTTTTCGAGGAGAACCCCAAGGAAGCGCGCTTCATCATTGAGAAGGTCGTTGATGCGGCCCGGGCACGTGAAGCGGCCCGCAAAGCGCGTGACCTGGTTCGTCGTAAAGGCGCACTCTCCGACAACGCCCTGCCCGGCAAGCTCGCCGACTGCCAGTCCAAGAAGCCCGAGGAATCCGAAATATTCATTGTTGAGGGTGACTCTGCAGGCGGCTCTGCCAAACAGGGCAGAGACCCGAAACATCAGGCTATTCTCCCACTGCGCGGTAAGATTCTCAACGTTGAGAAGACCCGCATGGACAAGATGCTCGGCAACAAGGAAATCCGGGCACTCATCACTGCTCTGGGCATCGGTATCGGTCAGGATGAGGAAGAAAAGGATTTCAACAAGCTGCGCTATCACAAGGTTGTGATCATGACAGATGCTGACGTCGACGGCTCGCACATTCGGACCCTGCTGTTGACGTTCTTCTTCCGTCAGTACGAAGAGTTGATCAATCGCGGTCATCTCTACATCGCCCAGCCGCCGCTGTTCCGCGCCCACAAGGGTAAGTTCGAGCGGTTCATCAAGGATGAAATCGAATTGGACAATTTCCTGCTCGATCGTGTGGGTGGCGACGTTGTGGTCAAGACGCCTACCGGTGACCAGTATGCCGAGGGTGACCTCATGTCGATCATGGAGAAAATCCGCTTCCTGCGTACAAAATACAGCGAAGCCGAAACCACCGGTGTTGAATGGGAGCTGTATCAGGCACTCCTGACCTACCCGCAACGGATTTCCTTCACCCACTTTGAAGAGAACGACCCGGAACAGTTCAAAAAGGACTTCGAAGCCCTTGGATTCAAGGTCTACATTGATGTTGAGCGCGACCATGAATTGGACAAGGACCGTACCTACGTCACCTTTGAGAACGGAAATGGACACCGCATGCGTCTGGCCATGGAATTCTTCCATTCCAAGCTCTACAAACAGGGCTACAATGTCTTCAAGGAACTTCAGGAAGCCTGTGGCGGATTTGAGTTCGTGATCGACATCAAGGATGGCGAGAAAGTGGTCAACGGTTTGTTCAATCTGTACGACGGCGTCATTGAGGAAGCCCATAAGGGTTGGCAGATCCAGCGCTATAAGGGTCTGGGTGAAATGAACCCGGATCAGCTGTGGGAAACCACCATGGACCAGGAAAAACGGACCATGCTGCAGGTGACCATTGAAGACGCTGCCGCAGCCAATGACATTTTCATGGACCTGATGGGCGACAATGTCGAGCCCCGTCGCGAGTTCATCGAGAAGAACGCGTTGGCTGTTCAGGATCTGGATATTTAG
- the dnaN gene encoding DNA polymerase III subunit beta, whose translation MFLKVNRDEIIEGLQKSANIIPAKTGAAFLRTIWLQCENGNLNVMSTDSNLEFRGAYPASIEGEGLAGVQGRAFYDLVKQLRSKQGELTIRTDDDSANVVVEQGARKYKFPVNDPEWFQKFSTFPENGTVFWSGDFLHEIIEKIAFCISDEDSMEAIACIYIAPREVAGDKKVEVCGLNGHQFAMFNFVNDDIYNMLPEDGVLIQKKYLSELKKWLTADEIELAISDKRLFFRTGDQRETFTLPLSYYQYPNYQNFLAKLNDPDVSKLEVNRLEMVDALSRVSLFNTDSNRCAYFTFDGSEVLVSAQGQETGTARESLDATFSGDMKRIAFPTRNLIDILNHFNSDTVTFTLTGTEAPCGVSGPDDKDYQVIVMPMMIQEETYYTEENA comes from the coding sequence ATGTTTCTGAAAGTGAATAGAGATGAGATCATTGAAGGACTCCAGAAGTCGGCCAATATTATCCCGGCCAAAACCGGAGCTGCGTTTCTCCGTACCATCTGGCTCCAGTGCGAGAATGGAAACCTCAATGTGATGTCCACGGATTCCAATCTGGAATTTCGAGGCGCCTATCCTGCCTCCATTGAAGGCGAAGGTCTGGCCGGTGTTCAGGGCCGTGCTTTTTATGATCTGGTCAAGCAGCTCCGTTCCAAGCAGGGTGAATTGACCATCCGCACGGACGACGATTCTGCCAACGTCGTAGTTGAGCAGGGAGCCAGAAAATACAAATTCCCGGTGAATGATCCTGAATGGTTTCAGAAATTTTCCACGTTCCCTGAGAATGGAACCGTTTTCTGGTCAGGTGATTTCCTCCATGAAATCATCGAAAAGATCGCGTTCTGCATTTCCGACGAAGATTCCATGGAAGCTATCGCCTGCATCTACATCGCTCCCCGTGAAGTGGCCGGTGACAAGAAAGTCGAAGTCTGCGGTCTCAACGGCCATCAGTTCGCCATGTTCAATTTCGTCAACGACGATATCTACAACATGCTGCCCGAAGATGGTGTGCTGATTCAGAAGAAGTATCTCTCCGAGCTGAAGAAGTGGCTCACTGCCGATGAGATCGAGCTGGCCATTTCCGACAAGCGTCTGTTCTTCAGAACCGGTGATCAGCGCGAAACATTCACCCTGCCGCTGTCGTACTACCAGTACCCCAACTATCAGAACTTCCTGGCCAAGCTGAACGATCCCGATGTTTCCAAGCTGGAAGTCAATCGTCTGGAAATGGTGGATGCCCTTTCCCGTGTCTCTCTGTTCAACACCGATTCCAACCGCTGCGCATACTTCACTTTCGACGGGAGCGAAGTTTTGGTGTCCGCCCAAGGCCAGGAGACAGGAACCGCGAGAGAATCCCTTGATGCCACCTTCAGCGGCGATATGAAGCGTATTGCGTTCCCTACCCGGAACCTGATCGACATACTGAATCACTTTAATTCCGACACTGTCACTTTCACGCTCACCGGTACCGAAGCGCCATGCGGTGTTTCCGGCCCCGATGACAAGGATTACCAGGTTATCGTCATGCCCATGATGATCCAGGAAGAGACTTACTACACAGAGGAAAATGCGTAG
- a CDS encoding DnaA ATPase domain-containing protein encodes MKQSLRKHLLQTNSESDLKRWFDPLHFEYEEEEKRVTVGFPHSFFAKWFESEIQDKFEAQLNLFLGNGYLVSYRENGQNDTNGTPSVTTVVKRIDFPFGQEFTFDTFLINKKNYFPIASAKEVAKQSASLFNPFIICGPGGSGKTHLMKSVANAISKNIDYSTIFMGTMDDLNTLYTIQFKGDPFRARNHLFYYDFLFIDDFHKVREYPHFQSELVNIFNHFYDNKKQMVIACRDKVTSYDFLDDSLQSRLGWGLIVTLKEPDLEIRVGYIQRQCQMKRLSLSKEQILTLAQRFTDFRYLQGILLKLFAFKELVRKELTEKDFQHILSNTEEKATDDLTPRKIMGVVSEHFNVRVSDLTGTKRHQHIAQARQVAMFLCRQMLNTSYPSLGRSFGGKDHSTVLYSVKKIKQMQEDDYDLKQLLKTLKNKCRMT; translated from the coding sequence GTGAAACAGTCCCTTCGCAAACATCTTCTCCAGACCAATTCTGAGAGCGACCTCAAACGTTGGTTCGATCCGCTTCACTTCGAATACGAAGAAGAAGAAAAGCGGGTGACCGTCGGATTTCCCCATTCCTTTTTCGCCAAATGGTTCGAAAGCGAAATACAGGATAAGTTCGAGGCGCAACTGAATCTTTTCCTTGGTAACGGCTACCTTGTATCCTACCGTGAAAACGGACAAAACGACACAAACGGTACCCCTTCTGTCACGACGGTCGTCAAACGGATCGATTTCCCCTTCGGTCAGGAATTCACGTTTGACACCTTCCTGATCAACAAGAAAAACTACTTCCCCATCGCTTCTGCCAAGGAAGTGGCCAAGCAATCCGCCTCCCTGTTCAACCCGTTCATCATCTGCGGCCCGGGCGGGTCAGGTAAAACCCACCTGATGAAATCCGTGGCCAATGCGATTTCCAAGAACATCGACTACTCGACGATCTTCATGGGAACCATGGACGATTTGAACACCCTGTATACGATCCAGTTCAAAGGGGACCCGTTCCGAGCCAGAAATCACCTGTTCTATTACGATTTCCTGTTCATCGACGATTTTCATAAAGTGCGTGAATACCCCCATTTCCAATCGGAACTGGTGAATATTTTCAACCACTTTTACGACAATAAGAAGCAGATGGTCATTGCCTGTCGCGACAAGGTGACCAGCTATGATTTTCTTGACGATTCACTCCAGTCCCGCCTCGGTTGGGGATTGATCGTTACGCTCAAGGAACCGGATCTGGAAATCAGGGTGGGCTATATCCAACGTCAGTGCCAGATGAAACGACTCTCCTTGAGCAAGGAACAGATTTTGACCCTGGCACAGCGTTTCACGGACTTTCGGTACCTTCAGGGCATCCTGCTCAAGCTGTTCGCTTTCAAGGAGCTGGTGCGCAAGGAATTGACGGAAAAGGACTTCCAGCACATCCTCTCCAATACCGAAGAGAAAGCGACTGACGATCTGACCCCGCGCAAGATCATGGGTGTCGTCAGTGAACATTTCAATGTTCGGGTGAGTGACCTTACCGGCACGAAACGACACCAACATATAGCACAGGCCCGTCAGGTTGCGATGTTCCTATGTCGTCAGATGCTGAATACATCCTACCCCTCCCTTGGTCGTTCCTTTGGTGGAAAAGACCACTCAACGGTGCTATATTCGGTTAAAAAAATCAAACAAATGCAAGAAGATGACTACGATTTGAAACAACTGTTGAAAACCCTGAAGAATAAATGTCGCATGACATGA